GCCAACCACTTCCACTTTGTAAGATTTTACCATTAACTACTGTAAAAAACCTCGCATTAGTTCCATTGGTATGTCTACCTTAGGAACAAACTTCGACAAATCACGAAGCGCATGCAACAATTTATTTTAGTTGTTAATCAAGAATTTCAACTAGTATGTATAAATGACAATTGTGTAGTTCTTTGCATTAattgtttgtttcttatctaatattaagCATTGTAGGAAATACCTAAACAACAAACACtggtaaagaaaaaagaagctAGTTAGATTGTCAAAACTTGAGGATATGAACAAAGCTTTTGATGGACAACAAAAGgtttgagattaaaaaaaatgatgaagtaGTTATTAAGAAACCATTTGATGACCAAAATAAAAGTCAAGtataaattcaaaaaaaaaaaaaaaaaagatgaaccACTAACTGAGAAACAAACTTTGACAATTGACGACATGCAACCATCTATTTTGGCTGAAAATGAAGAACCTCAATTGGAATGTAGATATAAGAACTGTGTAGTCCTTTACATTAATTGTTcgattcttatttaatattatgcATTCTAGAAAATACCCCAACAATATACACCCATCAAGAGAAGGAAGCTAAATAAAACAGATGAAGATGAAACAATTACTAAGAAACCAGTTGAGGTtcaaaagaaagatgaaagagtGACTCACAAACCAAATGAAGTTGAAAAAAAGGATGTAGAACCTGAGAAAATGGTTGAGTCTAGAAAAAAGATGAAGTAGTGCCTATTCCACAAGTTTATCCACTCAGACCACCTACTGGAGTCGTATTAAAACCTATAGTACCTGTTCTAGACATTGTATTGAGAGACGTAGATAGATATGATCCCATGTGGtcagtggatccaaaattgtgGAAAGCATACTCAACATGCAAGAGatctagaaaaacaaataatgaAGAGAGGATTGTAGTCTTctaattcataaaaaaaaagcatttttcaaaacgcttgaagaaaacacatagataataggagacgtaagtacactttccaaattttattttatatgtaccacaactacacgatcgtgtacaacATTCTATATTTAACTAAACGCtcgtttatatataatatacgATTGCTTAGTTTTGAAAAGAATGTTGTACACTATCATTTGTATTTGCTAAGCGATTGCTTGAATTTTGATATGCAATCGCTTGTATTTGCTAAAAGATCGTTTGTATTTTTATAGACCATGGATACGTTATTGTATCACGTGTAGAATAAGATGTTATCAAGAAAGCATCTTTGTAGGTCTCATTTTGCAATAATAGATTCGTCATTTATGATTAATTATTcttctttaaactttttttgTATAGAAATTAAATTGCACAATTATATTTTggctaaatttttttatttgttatttaagTCTGACATCAACCTTGAACCAGTGCTTAAAAGAACGGTTTTTTGATGATCGTGTGTTGAATGAAGAGAAAGAGGATGTTGAATGGTTAGACCAAACTACACATATTGCTATATAGGGGATACCAGGATTAATTTACTATTTTAATTTCGCTCTTGGTGAACTTGGAGATAAAGTAGGATTGGCAGGTGCTGACTAcgtgattggctgcatcaacatTAGAGAACACTAcatggctattgcagctgactTGAGGAACTACAAGATCTTTGTGTTTGACTCTATGCTTAACTATGTTGAAAAtgaacttgttgatgaagctcttgcAATACATGAATGATGCATCCCCTAATTGGTTATGGCTATTGGACTGCACGTAACAATAAAATTGCAAATTAGGCACTTGGCCAATAATGAGATCCAAAGCCACATCGCAACACGGTATGTCATTAGATTGCGAGATTTTTTGTGCTAAATTTGTGGAATGCCTTGTAACaaattcaaattataattgtttagatatgaaaaatattgaaactatttagacaacaatatgtgaGAATTTTTGGCAAGTAGATTCTTTTGGTAAAATATTTGTTTGGTTTATGATATGCTTgtacaatttttactttttaattttaatcatcTTTGATTGAATGTTTGTATTTGTTTAGATACTTTTCAAAAAACAATcgtataaatatataaaaacgaTCGTGCAtataaatctaaaagattgtgtatataGGTCTAAATTACGATCGTGTATACAAATCACAATAaaagtctaaacgattgcgtattcTATCAAAATAAACCACAACGATCATCTTGAAATGTTTACACGATCacgcaaataaacgaatttgaTTGTGTTAacaaagttaaacgatcgtataataCATCACATAGACTACCACGTACTTGTGTCAAAACGATCTCGTAACTAAAATTTAAACGTACAGCCATCAAGCCTAAACGATTATGTGGTGCACAtcacacgatcgtgtagtaaactctaaacaatcatattaatacatgtaaacaatctcttaactaaatctaaaggatcgtctTATTAAATCATCATGATCTTGTAGTCATTCACTAACTCCAATAACATACATTTGTACATACATGTAttagaatgaaagaaaaaaatcacacATTTTCATTAAATGTTCAAACTTTGCTTACAAATTCTACTATTGTGTCTTTTATGATTCTAGTTGGAACATCTTGATGAACTTTAAAGATTTAAGGTAATGTTTTCACGGCAACATCTTCAACTCTTCGATCCAAATGAGTTTCAATAGTGTAAAGACATatatgtggatcaagttcgagtatataacctaaatagtctatagtatatgaataaaggttgggcgcTTTATTCAGAGAAACTATGGATGCGGTCCGCTTTCaagttagtacaaacgaggtgatcctgaatcgttcatgtaaagacatgaaagtgaggtcatcctatgtaaagtgtttacataagactgaaccatgatatagtcacttttacattataacgttgtttactgtttaaaactgactatctcgattattggTGACTTAGGTAACTTATTATTAATCTCgagctaactatgaatttctattcacacgaaattatccttagatctgcataggtaagGAAAATTCATTAGCATTGTTcctttaaggactgaatccaagtcttgaacaagaggtCTACTCTCTCATTAGCCTGAGAGGGAtttgatttataggttggactttaaaccaattgttcaatagtggatcagtaggacttaaggagcaagatgtagtcttaggggtaaaatgatattttgatccagccaagattacaaacaacctatgaaggattaacttactgatcatggtcatatcaaatggacataaatatatctatagtgaagaAGTACAATtatgagactttagtggaatgacccgttagttaacgaatgttgattagctcagtataaaagagtttagccagttggatcttggagtccatgatctataggtctactaggttcccctgctagctcatatggaataaacttagaatagtatgatgaaatgatttgaattgtttgaattacGCGATGAGAGAGAAACacacaagtatatgtgatatagttgtCGAATTTCAGATAAGATATAGAGCTTAATGTCTAAATTGGatttagatattaaaaatacGAATGCCAattcatactcggaagctcgaaaatgatggaaatagtcaaagttgtaaaaagtcaaaatgttgacttttcgACTTTGAAAAACCAAACTTTGATTGATAATATATtcaaaaatgatttgaatttcgagaaaatgaatgtggattcatgctcgagaggttaaaattagtcaagacggagaAAATAGTAAAATGTAAAAATGTTGACTCTTGGttttaaaagtcaaaatttaactttcgaccaaatgaccattttgccctttgaccaaagttagtgagAAAATTCAAcgttttgttggataatcccactaactctagTGGGCTAGGTATTGTCTTTTAATAAAGACAAAAAGTTCACTAGAGAAAGTGGACTTTGAGTTGTTGGGCTTTGATGTTGTATGAACatgcatttttgcatgtaaATCTCTTATAAACAGGGCCAAAAAACTTATTTGATGGGTTGGTTTTTTAGTTGGGCTCTCATAAGAAATtaagtttctttttcttcttctttacttaaaaagaaaaaagaaaaagaaattctcTACCAAGCCCATTTctttttccatctctttctctctcccggtTCTTTCATCCAATGGGTCCCACAACCTTGTCCAGAGTCCAGAGGATAGCAGGTCAACCTTACTGATAGTTCGAAGAACAATTGGAGCTTCAAATGTATTTTCAAAAAATcctaatttcaaattatttctCGGTTTTGGATTCATGTTAATTAAGTGCAACTATGATAGAATTTTGATCCGATTTTTGTCATGCATGTTTTATTTCTATCAAGTATGATATATGTCATTGATAgatatctatcattgatagcatAAGAGGAAGGAAACTGAAGGTCAAAATTggcattttaaaatttttttaccATATGATTGgtaaaaaaattgctatttttgcaaatattatttcattgtacgatagattatatatattttctaattaATGCTATATGGTGCAACTTTTcctattttgaatttgattgctATATTTGGAAATGTTGGTAAGCTAAAGACGTTCCTATGTTCTCTTCATGCTCTATTAGCCaaattccaaattccaaatttcaaatgCCAAAAAAAACTTAACTTGATTTTAAAAGCAGTCTAGAAAATATAAACTTGAAAACcataattttagaaaacaaaaatgaaaatgcaAATGAAAGCAAAAATTTAAAGTGTGCAACGAACTCTAATCTTGAGataatttcttttcttatttttcaatttcaaacaAAGAAGAGGTCGGATTTATTATGGAAGAGGAAGTTTATAATATGTAACAAATATCTTAACCAAGTAATTGTTGAACGATTGTGAAACATGTGTTTATGGTATAAATCTGTTTTTAATTAACGTCTTACAAACTATTCAAATAATAAGTTCTTtttaattgaaaagaaaaggaaaaaaacaaaaaaacatctATATCCTACGAATAACTCATCTATTTGACAATATTGATAAATTCTTAAAAGAGTCAGTGATAAAATTTAAATCTCTACACCCACTTTAGGGTTGTTTGGATGacctttaaaaaaattgtttatggTTGGATATGGTTGATAGCCCACTACTCATAAAAGTATAATTAACTTTTGTTTACGTACTCGTCACATCCATGTGCATCGTCTTAATGTCATAAACCCTCTCTATTATGCATATTGCGTTAGGTTAAGGTATGATCATGTAATCCGATATGACTTTTCAACAATATCATCCTCAAATATAATTTTCGTTTAACTGTCGAACAAAATATTTcagaattaaaataaaaatagaacgTACTAAAAGACTATATAAGGGTATCCTATCATAAAataatttacttttattttcatCTTTAGTCATACACCAACCACTTTTTACTAGAGTAATATGGGAGGTCCTCTCTATCCCACTTTCATCACTCGCACACTacagaaaattaaaatatttaaaaaataaaataaaaataaatttgtcacATTTTAAGTTATGTTTGAACAATTAATTTGATGCAATATGTGCTACCTAGATGTCCATAAGTATTTTTCCTTCTATTATACTTCAAATGTGTCCTATATATGTAAAAAGAGTACGCAATATGATCTCCACCGTATGGTCTAAATTCCACAATACTGTTCTCTCCAATCttttggattttctttttttttttttgggtcaTATATATCAcaactttcttttgtttctttctcccataTGTGAAGGTAAAAATTCTATGTCACATTTGTTTCAAATTCTAATTGCATACTTTCTTTTGAATCTAACCACCAAAAAGCTTTCTCACCATCGTCTTTTTAATGCATATATGTGCAAGTACCAAAATGCAGAtcaaaatgtttttctttttattttaaaaaagagtGTAAGTTCATTATAAGTTGGTTGATTAATTATTTCAAGATTGGAgtctttcacttttttttttcagagtaaaaagaaaatagaaaaattaaggaaaatagaAAAGAATAGAAATCTATGTTTATTCATGATTGGATGTACACAATGATATCCATCTACAATAACCACGTATCCCACAcataaaaataatgaatcacCGAAGAAAACCAATAATAATCAAAACTCCAAACACAATACCATACACAAATATTGAGAAGAAGTTATAATCAAGGAGAAATTAACAATCACTACAATTAacataaatatcaaatatcaaatttttcCATTTCAATAATCAAAACCAACACCAAAATGGATCTCACCCCACCCTGTGTGTCGTTTCAACTCAATCGCTCTAAGCAAATATCATTGCCAAGAAAGCTCCGGCCACGGCACCACCCACCATCATTCCTCGGCTAACGCTTGCCGCTCCATTTCCTTCCGGTGGGGGTGGCGGTGGGCTTGGTCCAGGGCTGTTTGTTGGGACATTCCCTTCTGGTGGTGGTGATGGAGGAGACGAAGTCGGAGGTGAGATTGGACCCTCCTTTGGTGGCGCAGTTGGAGGCGAGCTAGGTGATGATGGTGGTGGAGATGTAGGAGGTGAAGCTGGGGGCTGGCTCGGAGGTGATGATGGTGGGGTCGAAGCAGGTGGTGGAGTGGCTGGAGGAGGGGTAGCCGGTGGTGGGGTTGCTGGAGGAGGGGTGGCGGGAGGTGGGGATGCTGCTGGGGGAGGAGTAGACGGGGGAGGGACGGCGGGGGTGGAGGGTGGCTGAGCCGGAGCAGCACCTGGAGCTTGAGCCATACAAGAAGTGGCAAATAAGGCTAAAAACATTACAAATTGGAAACCCATTTTCATTCTCTCTACCAAACAAAAGATAGAGAGAGATGTTAAAAGAGAGAGTATAAAAGGGTTTgcaaagagagaaaaatttaGAGAAAGTGTGTTTTGTGTGAAGTTGAAATGAAAAGCAATAgcaaagatatatatatatatatacacatatatgtgtgtgtatgtgtataataaaaaagaaagaaaaagaaaattgagagAGTGGTGAAGTTGGAGGCTTGAAAGACAGCCTTGCCTTGTCTTTCTTCATCAATAATGCTTGAGATTCCCCAAATTCCTTTTTTAATCATTTTGCTCCTATAAATCATAATTACACACACAATTTGCACATTAAAAAAAGAACCTCCATCAAACTAATTactctcttttttttattattaattatttaaaactttttaaTTGTAAAAAGGTGTCAAAAGTTCCTAGTTTTTTATTACACTTCTCCAGGAATCCCATGTGAGGAAGTGCTCAAAGTCATATAACGGATACTCTAAGGGtattaatgtaattttgaatgcATGATGAAAGCTCGATATTAGTGATGGTAGATCTGA
This region of Cucumis melo cultivar AY chromosome 7, USDA_Cmelo_AY_1.0, whole genome shotgun sequence genomic DNA includes:
- the LOC103495791 gene encoding classical arabinogalactan protein 9 is translated as MGFQFVMFLALFATSCMAQAPGAAPAQPPSTPAVPPPSTPPPAASPPPATPPPATPPPATPPPATPPPASTPPSSPPSQPPASPPTSPPPSSPSSPPTAPPKEGPISPPTSSPPSPPPEGNVPTNSPGPSPPPPPPEGNGAASVSRGMMVGGAVAGAFLAMIFA